AGATGCCGGAGCCTCGTTCACCAGAATGTTTCATTATTGCACACAAAGGGGTCAAAGATCAAAAATAAggaaaagcatcaatcaagctCCGATATCAGCAGATGCCAACATATAAAAATTTCGGGGAAAGGGATGTAGGTGATGAAAGACAGATAAATACTTACCTCATACACGATACACGAATTTTCTCGCTCTGAACTGCTGTTGCACTGGGGCACCGAATCACCCTGGATTTCAAGTGCAATGAAACAATAGTTCTACTCAAGCTTCAGTATCATGGGAAATTGAAGACAAATCCAAGAAACAACTTCTCGTACGAATCTTATGGAGTAGAAAtaacccaaataaaaaatatcatgAGTCATTTTCCCTCTGACCCACCTTGAAGACCCTCAATCAACATTGAATAAGTGTGAGGTTTTGGTTGGCAACCATTGCTCTCCATGACCTTGACTAGTTCAGAACAACTATCAACAAGACCCCTCTTTAGCAAGCCGTCGATTAAAACTTTCCAAGCTATCTCATCACTGTTATAGCCGCAGTGAAGTAGACTGCAAAATACTGCTTCTGCTTGATCTATATCCCCTTTCTCACACAATCCACAAATAAGCAATGTATACGACTCCAGGTGTGGTAATTCACCCATAGCAACCATGTTATTGGTCATCTGGGAGGCTTCTTCATACAATTCTAGGATGCAGCTACATTTCAAAATGGAGTTATGGATAACATCACCAGGTTCAATTCCTCCATGTTTCATGTAATCAATCAGCCATTGAGCTTCCTCAATCCGCCCTCGCTTGCAAAACCCATCAATGAGAGTGTTATAAGTGCTAATGCTTGGTGCACAGCCATGTTTAGCCATGTTGTTTACGAGGTCTTTGACTGTTTCAAAGTTCACCACCTTCCAAACATAATCTACATCGGCAAAGTTGGCATTTAGATGTACATCGGTACCAGTTCCTTCTCCACCACTAATTGGCCCCTTCTCATTCAAAATATGCTTGATCAAAATAGAATAAGTAAACTCAGAAGGTTTACAGTCAGCATCCTTCATGTCCTTGAGGACACCATATGCTTGGGTTAGTGATCCTACTCGACCATACCCATCAATAAGGACAGTGTAAGTGACGACATCTGGCAGAACACCTCCTTCAATCATAATCCTCATCCAATTTTCAGCCTCCTCTAAGTTTCCCCTAATACAGTGAGCATGGATAAATGTAGTATACGTGCAAGCATCAGGCTTATACCCTGCAGTGTGCATCTGCTCTAGAACTCTATGAGCGTCatcaagaaattcatttttgatCAATCCGTTGATAATTATAGAATATGTACACACATCTGGCTTCACATTTGCGTCTATCATTTTACCCAACAACAGCGAAGCTTCTTTCAATTTTTTCTCTCTGCACAAGCCATCAATGAGCACATTGTAAACACAAGAATTTGGCAAGCACTTCTCTTCGAGCATCTTATCAAACAAGGCATGGGCACAATCATTTTCCCCTACCTTGCAATAACCATCAATTAGTGCAGAAAAAGTTACTTCATTTGCCTTCACACCATTCTCCTCAAGAGTTTCAAAAACAGCATGGGCCTCTTGGACCCTTCCCTTTTTACAAAGAGAATCAATAATAATGCTGTACGTCCACTTATCGGGTTGCACCTCACTTTCTTTCATCAAATTTAGCAGTCGAAAAGCAATTTCTATATGGCCATCTTTGCACTGCCCTTGGATCAACAAGTTATATGTAATCAAACTAGGAGTTAGTTTACGTGCAGCCATTTTATCAAGAAATGTCATTGCAACAGACACTTTATTTATTCTACAAAGCCCGCATATCAATGCATTGTAGGTTCGAACGTTAGGATTACAATCAGTCATCTCCATAaggttgaaaatctcaaatcccgcttcaacctttcctttcttGCAATACCCATCAATCAGGGCATTGTACGTAACAACAGTACGAACTAGCCTCTTCTCTGACATCTCATTAAACAACTGTCTAGCCTCATCGATCTTATGCTCTTTACACAAGTAATCAATCAAAACGGTGTAAGTATGACCATTTGGCTCACATCCTTTCCCTCTCATTTCATCAAGCAATTGCATTGCCTCAATGCCCCTACCTACTCCACATAACGCGGATATAAGCATTGTATATGTCCGCACATTTGGCAGACAATTGTCCACCTCCATCTTAGATAACAAATGTAAACCCTTGTCAATCCTACCATGATCACAAAGACCATGAATGATATAGTTATACGAAACTTCATTCCTCCTGCACTTTTTCCACGGCATCTCCCTAAAAACCTTAAAAGCACTATCCAAATCCTTATTCCTACAATGACCTAAAATGAATGAAGAATATGTAAATGAATCGGGATTCAACCCTGCTACAAGAATTTTACTCAAATACAACTCAGCTTTGGCTACATTCCCCAACTTACAGAAACCATTGATCAATGTATTATATGTATAAATATTAGGCGAAATTCTATCATTCAACATAGTATTATAAACACTGATCATATCATCAATCAAAATAAACTTAGACAATgccattagcaaaaaattatAACACCTGAGATTCAATCTAAACCTAACATCCTCCAAATCATGGGAATTCAACTTCATCAAAGCATCTAACACAAACCTAACCTCATCAGTGTCGTTGACACAATACCTGATCATCGAAACCCTAATTTTCTCGGCGCTTTCAAAATCTTTAGCTCGAATCAAAATCGGCAGGAGAGAGGCGTGGGACCGAGCATTGTGCCTGAAGTTAGGGCggtgagagagaaagtagaagAAGGCGATGGAAGTTTGAGCAGATAGAGAATGAAGGTCGAAGAGAGAGGAGACATGGGAGGGAGAAATGGAAGGAAGGAGGCGTCTGAAGGATGGGTGATTTTGCCAATTTGGAAGCGAGAGAATGGAGGAGAGGTGTGAGGTGATATCATCGGAGATTTCGTGATCGACGGAGGAGGTGACGGCAGTGGTTGTGGTGGAGAGTGGGCGGCGGGTGAGGGGATAAACTGCGGGGAGGTGAGCTGAGATGAAGGAGAAGGTGGTGATTATGGAGGATGAATTTCTCATCGTAGTGGAGCATCGGATGATTGTGAGGTATCCATGCATGAGAATGGCGTGACTGGATCGGTAAGTTTCGCCGGCGGCGGAGGGTGGTCGCCGGAGATTTGGAAGTTGTACAGTGTGAGCGGCTTTGATTGTGTGAGGGAGAAATGGGAGGGATGATTGTAGGG
This genomic stretch from Spinacia oleracea cultivar Varoflay chromosome 3, BTI_SOV_V1, whole genome shotgun sequence harbors:
- the LOC110791968 gene encoding pentatricopeptide repeat-containing protein At5g65560 isoform X2; the encoded protein is MDQYAKPSPANQKPESKSLQSSLPFLPHTIKAAHTVQLPNLRRPPSAAGETYRSSHAILMHGYLTIIRCSTTMRNSSSIITTFSFISAHLPAVYPLTRRPLSTTTTAVTSSVDHEISDDITSHLSSILSLPNWQNHPSFRRLLPSISPSHVSSLFDLHSLSAQTSIAFFYFLSHRPNFRHNARSHASLLPILIRAKDFESAEKIRVSMIRYCVNDTDEVRFVLDALMKLNSHDLEDVRFRLNLRCYNFLLMALSKFILIDDMISVYNTMLNDRISPNIYTYNTLINGFCKLGNVAKAELYLSKILVAGLNPDSFTYSSFILGHCRNKDLDSAFKVFREMPWKKCRRNEVSYNYIIHGLCDHGRIDKGLHLLSKMEVDNCLPNVRTYTMLISALCGVGRGIEAMQLLDEMRGKGCEPNGHTYTVLIDYLCKEHKIDEARQLFNEMSEKRLVRTVVTYNALIDGYCKKGKVEAGFEIFNLMEMTDCNPNVRTYNALICGLCRINKVSVAMTFLDKMAARKLTPSLITYNLLIQGQCKDGHIEIAFRLLNLMKESEVQPDKWTYSIIIDSLCKKGRVQEAHAVFETLEENGVKANEVTFSALIDGYCKVGENDCAHALFDKMLEEKCLPNSCVYNVLIDGLCREKKLKEASLLLGKMIDANVKPDVCTYSIIINGLIKNEFLDDAHRVLEQMHTAGYKPDACTYTTFIHAHCIRGNLEEAENWMRIMIEGGVLPDVVTYTVLIDGYGRVGSLTQAYGVLKDMKDADCKPSEFTYSILIKHILNEKGPISGGEGTGTDVHLNANFADVDYVWKVVNFETVKDLVNNMAKHGCAPSISTYNTLIDGFCKRGRIEEAQWLIDYMKHGGIEPGDVIHNSILKCSCILELYEEASQMTNNMVAMGELPHLESYTLLICGLCEKGDIDQAEAVFCSLLHCGYNSDEIAWKVLIDGLLKRGLVDSCSELVKVMESNGCQPKPHTYSMLIEGLQG
- the LOC110791968 gene encoding pentatricopeptide repeat-containing protein At5g65560 isoform X1, giving the protein MDQYAKPSPANQKPESKSLQSSLPFLPHTIKAAHTVQLPNLRRPPSAAGETYRSSHAILMHGYLTIIRCSTTMRNSSSIITTFSFISAHLPAVYPLTRRPLSTTTTAVTSSVDHEISDDITSHLSSILSLPNWQNHPSFRRLLPSISPSHVSSLFDLHSLSAQTSIAFFYFLSHRPNFRHNARSHASLLPILIRAKDFESAEKIRVSMIRYCVNDTDEVRFVLDALMKLNSHDLEDVRFRLNLRCYNFLLMALSKFILIDDMISVYNTMLNDRISPNIYTYNTLINGFCKLGNVAKAELYLSKILVAGLNPDSFTYSSFILGHCRNKDLDSAFKVFREMPWKKCRRNEVSYNYIIHGLCDHGRIDKGLHLLSKMEVDNCLPNVRTYTMLISALCGVGRGIEAMQLLDEMRGKGCEPNGHTYTVLIDYLCKEHKIDEARQLFNEMSEKRLVRTVVTYNALIDGYCKKGKVEAGFEIFNLMEMTDCNPNVRTYNALICGLCRINKVSVAMTFLDKMAARKLTPSLITYNLLIQGQCKDGHIEIAFRLLNLMKESEVQPDKWTYSIIIDSLCKKGRVQEAHAVFETLEENGVKANEVTFSALIDGYCKVGENDCAHALFDKMLEEKCLPNSCVYNVLIDGLCREKKLKEASLLLGKMIDANVKPDVCTYSIIINGLIKNEFLDDAHRVLEQMHTAGYKPDACTYTTFIHAHCIRGNLEEAENWMRIMIEGGVLPDVVTYTVLIDGYGRVGSLTQAYGVLKDMKDADCKPSEFTYSILIKHILNEKGPISGGEGTGTDVHLNANFADVDYVWKVVNFETVKDLVNNMAKHGCAPSISTYNTLIDGFCKRGRIEEAQWLIDYMKHGGIEPGDVIHNSILKCSCILELYEEASQMTNNMVAMGELPHLESYTLLICGLCEKGDIDQAEAVFCSLLHCGYNSDEIAWKVLIDGLLKRGLVDSCSELVKVMESNGCQPKPHTYSMLIEGLQGGSEGK